In one Apium graveolens cultivar Ventura unplaced genomic scaffold, ASM990537v1 ctg2755, whole genome shotgun sequence genomic region, the following are encoded:
- the LOC141700686 gene encoding putative Histone-lysine N-methyltransferase ATXR5, giving the protein MSSFNTPIASQPNYPPHSQPNHLPQFPPKKVPRVHKFRSLADLYQATKQVNIPVDSRPHLPNISRPPVHPKEKYIEDLLKATIVVVAPHIYYNELTCKICGFGDKEDQILICDDCDNGFHMKCLRPAVLEIPPENWYCDGCRSKHPEESRKRYFGIIAKYISPEGTTKDAKRLPKKSTKFLPYVPANDVESRNRQMDSLRFALQSKNVAFSDKLTYSHDMAPKSANQSKYEADDIQELSTEDYITIKKCKAMMKGGKCPPLKVVFDEVEGYKVEADGPIKAMTFLAEYTGDVDFVRNRRDDENFDSFMTLLTYRDSEEEDGLFICPDKRGNIAGFISGINNHSAEGRKKKNLKSVRYNVRGKCHVYLIALRNIKKGERLCFDYNGQDNGYDTQHFI; this is encoded by the exons ATGTCTTCATTCAACACACCTATAGCTTCCCAACCCAACTACCCCCCACATTCTCAACCCAACCACCTCCCACAGTTTCCACCTAAGAAGGTCCCGCGTGTGCACAAGTTTAGGTCACTGGCCGATTTATATCAGGCCACAAAACAAGTTAATATACCAGTCGATTCTCGGCCCCATCTTCCCAACATCTCCCGCCCCCCAGTCCACCCAAAAGAGAAATATATAGAAGATCTCCTGAAGGCAACCATAGTTGTTGTGGCTCCACATATTTATTACAATGAGCTCACATGTAAGATATGTGGATTTGGGGACAAAGAGGACCAAATATTGATATGTGATGATTGTGATAATGGGTTTCATATGAAGTGTCTGAGACCGGCTGTTCTTGAAATTCCCCCTGAAAACTGGTATTGTGATGGTTGCCGCAGTAAGCACCCAGAAG AATCAAGGAAGAGGTATTTTGGGATTATAGCAAAATACATTTCACCCGAAG GTACAACTAAAGAT GCTAAACGTTTGCCAAAAAAATCTACAAAATTTCTTCCGTACGTTCCAGCAAATGATGTTGAGAGTAGGAACAGACAAATGGATTCTCTACGTTTTGCTCTGCAGAGTAAGAACGTAGCATTTAGTGATAAACTGACATACTCACATGACATGGCTCCTAAATCTGCTAATCAATCCAAGTATGAGGCAGATGACATCCAG GAACTATCTACCGAAGATTACATAACAATAAAGAAATGTAAAGCAATGATGAAAGGAGGAAAATGTCCTCCTCTTAAAGTTGTTTTTGATGAAGTGGAAGG GTACAAAGTTGAAGCAGATGGTCCAATCAAAGCCATGACTTTTCTTGCTGAGTATACAGGAGATGTAGATTTTGTCAGGAATCGGAGAGATGATGAGAATTTTGATAGCTTTATGACCCTCCTTACTTACAGAGACTCAGAAGAAGAAGATGGTCTCTTTATTTGCCCGGACAAGCGGGGAAATATAGCTGGCTTCATCAGTGGCATTAACAACCATTCTGC GgagggaagaaagaagaaaaaccTCAAATCTGTGAGGTACAATGTTCGTGGTAAATGTCATGTTTATCTTATCGCTCTTCGTAATATAAAAAAGGGAGAACGACTTTGTTTCGATTATAATGGACAAGATAATGGATATGATACACAACATTTTATTTAG